One Candidatus Acidulodesulfobacterium acidiphilum genomic window carries:
- the rfaE2 gene encoding D-glycero-beta-D-manno-heptose 1-phosphate adenylyltransferase, with the protein MEPVNIITPKNIKAELSRLKAESKKIIFTNGCFDIIHAGHISYLKEAKALGDILIVGLNSDESVRRLKGKDRPIVNERDRAYVLANLKPVDYVILFDEDTPCELIKEIKPDVLVKGGDYEGKSIAGSDIVEASGGKTVLINFIMGKSTSEIIKKIKS; encoded by the coding sequence ATGGAACCTGTAAATATAATTACGCCTAAGAATATAAAAGCAGAGTTGTCGAGACTTAAAGCCGAATCCAAAAAAATTATATTTACAAACGGATGCTTCGACATTATACATGCCGGACACATCAGCTATTTAAAAGAGGCAAAAGCCCTCGGCGATATACTTATAGTAGGATTGAACAGCGACGAGTCGGTAAGGCGCTTAAAAGGCAAAGACAGGCCTATAGTAAACGAACGGGACAGGGCATACGTCCTGGCAAATTTAAAACCGGTCGATTATGTCATTTTATTCGACGAAGATACGCCTTGCGAACTTATAAAAGAGATAAAACCGGACGTGCTGGTAAAGGGCGGGGACTATGAAGGAAAAAGTATCGCAGGCAGCGATATAGTTGAGGCGTCGGGAGGAAAAACGGTTCTGATAAATTTTATCATGGGTAAATCTA